From Nymphaea colorata isolate Beijing-Zhang1983 chromosome 6, ASM883128v2, whole genome shotgun sequence, a single genomic window includes:
- the LOC116256732 gene encoding UBP1-associated protein 2C-like — MDDLKKRKIEGEAVVDMYPVGSADSPEELRLLLEPLKKEQLVDLLIKFGSQNPSVAEGIRSAASADPVHRKLFVRGLAWETTSETLCAAFGVHGEIEEGAVIIDKATGKSRGYGFITYRDMESAQRALREPSKLIDGRMAVCNLACEGLNSGSAPVDQAQRKLYIGGLSLETTSETLLNFFARHGDIEEGSVAYDKETNKSRGFGFITYKTAEAAKKAIDDPNKILDGKLITVKFADSQKNKFGPTQLPAAMVPVAISFPAGYTKPGTTHVIGTAPIGYAAYQQPQPVASFPTNYANTATDYSQVSQVAYASMAGKGTQFTLPAVTSPGVGSYHFYAGKH, encoded by the exons ATGGACGATCTGAAGAAGCGCAAGATCGAAGGGGAGGCGGTGGTGGACATGTATCCCGTTGGCAGTGCAGACTCCCCCGAGGAGCTGCGGCTCCTCCTTGAACCCCTCAAGAAGGAGCAGCTCGTTGATCTGTTAATCAAGTT TGGGTCCCAAAATCCTTCAGTTGCAGAGGGCATTAGAAGTGCTGCAAGTGCAGATCCTGTTCACAGAAAGCTTTTTGTGCGTGGATTGGCATGGGAAACTACTTCGGAAACCTTGTGTGCT GCTTTTGGAGTACATGGGGAAATCGAAGAAGGAGCTGTTATCATAGACAAGGCTACTGGAAAATCGCGAGGATATGGATTTATTACGTATCGTGATATGGAATCAGCTCAGAGGGCATTGAGAGAGCCTAGCAAATTGATAGAT GGCCGCATGGCGGTTTGCAACCTAGCATGTGAAGGTTTAAATAGTGGCTCTGCACCAGTTGATCAAGCACAAAGAAAGCTGTACATTGGAGGCTTATCTCTGGAAACCACAAGTGAAACATTACTAAATTTTTTTGCCAGGCATGGGGACATAGAAGAAGGTTCCGTTGCCTATGATAAAGAGACCAATAAATCACG tggGTTTGGTTTCATTACATACAAGACAGCAGAAGCTGCTAAAAAGGCCATTGATGACCCAAATAAGATTCTCGAT GGGAAACTCATCACTGTGAAGTTTGCAGACAGTCAGAAGAACAAGTTCGGCCCCACACAACTACCCGCAGCTATGGTTCCAGTTGCTATTTCATTCCCTGCTGGGTACACAAAACCTGGGACAACTCATGTTATTGGCACTGCACCCATTGGATATGCTGCGTACCAACAGCCTCAGCCTGTAGCTTCCTTTCCCACAAATTATGCTAATACTGCAACGGATTACTCGCAAGTATCACAAGTTGCATATGCGTCAATGGCTGGAAAAGGCACACAATTCACGTTGCCTGCTGTAACGTCACCAGGAGTTGGTTCTTATCACTTCTATGCAGGAAAGCACTGA
- the LOC116256731 gene encoding pentatricopeptide repeat-containing protein At5g59600-like produces MRHGGRLSVGSPLGLRRCTDYLSFQLEECTRSKALRQGKQIHAQILTTRLTTDVGVLASKLVGMYACCGCVQHAELVFERIRSPSVFAWNWMILGCAFHGECRDALGWFSMMQKADVFPNKYTFPSVLKAVIGVMDVEKGKQLHCSIMTRGFECIVSVANALVDMYAKCRDLYSARRVFDEMPQRDVATWTIIVCGYAQAGLLHESGQLFDRMKREGAEPNEFTWNAMVAAHAENGDCGEALDFFNRMKKEGVAPDVVTWNAMIVGFNRNGMGALALKLLREMVSLGLKLNAITAASVLPACGAMGMLCSGKQLHCVIYRQGLDRNIHVGTALIDMYAKCGRLSEARKVFDQLPAKTVACWNAMIGCYGKHGRVEDSLMLFEQMLKAGLEPSQVTFTNLLSSCSHCGLVDEGLKVFRLMRDNCDIEINPEHYACIVDLLCRAGKLTEACELVMSMPMQVTESVMGAFLGGCRIHGRNDLAEKLVKEVVGEMGTGKAAAGFVTMSNMHAAAGKWEEVEDVRKVMKEKGIRKKPGCSWVETASLGQAGFGDPFRILEGFT; encoded by the coding sequence ATGCGCCATGGCGGAAGGCTTTCTGTAGGATCGCCGCTTGGGCTCAGGCGTTGCACAGattatctttcatttcaattgGAGGAGTGCACGAGATCGAAGGCTCTTCGCCAAGGGAAACAGATCCATGCCCAAATACTCACGACGCGACTTACCACGGATGTTGGAGTTCTGGCTTCCAAGCTTGTGGGAATGTACGCTTGTTGTGGTTGTGTTCAGCACGCAGAGCTCGTCTTCGAGCGGATAAGAAGTCCAAGTGTCTTCGCTTGGAATTGGATGATATTGGGCTGTGCGTTCCATGGGGAGTGCAGGGATGCGCTTGGGTGGTTTTCCATGATGCAGAAGGCTGATGTATTCCCAAATAAGTACACATTCCCTTCAGTTCTGAAGGCCGTAATTGGCGTCATGGATGTTGAGAAAGGCAAACAACTCCATTGTAGCATCATGACTAGAGGTTTTGAGTGTATAGTGTCTGTAGCAAATGCGTTGGTTGACATGTATGCTAAATGTAGGGACCTCTACTCTGCACGTCGAgtatttgatgaaatgcctcaAAGAGATGTCGCCACTTGGACCATCATTGTCTGTGGGTATGCCCAAGCCGGCCTGCTTCATGAATCAGGGCAACTGTTTGATAGGATGAAAAGGGAAGGAGCGGAGCCTAACGAGTTCACATGGAATGCTATGGTTGCTGCTCATGCTGAGAATGGTGACTGTGGAGAAGCACTTGACTTCTTCAACCGTATGAAGAAGGAAGGTGTTGCGCCGGATGTGGTTACATGGAACGCCATGATTGTTGGTTTCAACAGGAATGGAATGGGAGCTCTGGCACTGAAACTGCTGCGCGAAATGGTGTCCTTGGGATTGAAACTGAATGCTATCACGGCTGCAAGTGTGCTTCCTGCATGTGGAGCCATGGGGATGTTGTGCAGTGGCAAGCAGCTTCATTGCGTCATATACAGGCAAGGGTTGGATAGGAACATCCATGTAGGCACAGCACTCATTGACATGTATGCGAAATGTGGACGACTTTCCGAGGCACGGAAAGTGTTTGATCAACTGCCCGCAAAAACTGTTGCTTGCTGGAACGCCATGATCGGGTGCTACGGCAAGCATGGCAGGGTAGAGGATTCATTGATGTTGTTTGAACAGATGTTGAAAGCGGGGTTAGAGCCAAGCCAGGTGACATTTACTAATCTCCTTTCTTCCTGCAGCCATTGTGGGTTGGTTGATGAAGGACTGAAAGTATTCAGGCTTATGAGAGATAATTGTGATATCGAAATCAACCCGGAGCATTATGCTTGCATCGTCGACCTCTTATGCCGGGCTGGGAAGCTCACTGAGGCATGCGAGCTGGTCATGAGTATGCCTATGCAAGTTACTGAGTCTGTTATGGGTGCATTCCTGGGAGGTTGCAGGATTCATGGAAGAAATGACTTGGCAGAGAAGTTGGTGAAGGAAGTGGTGGGGGAGATGGGGACTGGCAAGGCTGCTGCAGGCTTTGTGACCATGTCTAATATGCATGCAGCTGCTGGCAAGTGGGAGGAGGTAGAGGATGTGAGGAAAGTCATGAAGGAAAAGGGAATTCGCAAGAAGCCTGGTTGCAGCTGGGTAGAGACAGCGAGTCTTGGGCAAGCTGGTTTCGGGGATCCATTTAGGATCCTGGAAGGTTTTACTTAA